In Phycisphaerae bacterium, the genomic window GCCCACGGATAAATCAGCCCCATGGCCGAAGAGTCGAGCGTCGCATCAGGGTGCCCCTCCGGAGTGATTCGGCGAAGCCACCGCTGGCGATCGGGCTGCCAGAAGGTCTTGATGAGCTTGTCGCGCAGCACCCCTCTGGCCGCCGGCCCCGTGCGAGACGGCTCCAGGCCGAAAACCTCGTCTGCCTCGCGCAGGGCCGCGATCACGCCTGCCTGCGTGTATGCAAAACTCCCAACACTGTTCTCCCACAAGTCGATCGAGGGGCAATGCAGGCCATCCTCGCCTATGTAGTCAAGAATCGCCCGCGTGGCGGCCACCGCGGTCGGACGAAAACTCTCGCGAAAAGACTCCGCCTCACTCCCAAGTACCCGGCTGAATTGCCCGGCGGCATGCAGGATCGCACAGGTCTGATCGAGTTGAATCTTGTCCTCGTGAATGCACCACACTGACCCGGGTGAGCCACTCGTCCAGTATCGCTGGTACCAGTGGCCGTTGGTCATTTGAGTGTGGGTGCACCACTCGAAGAAGCGGCGGGTCATGTCGCCGCGGCCGATATCCTGCGCGGCCAATGCACAAACCGTCGCATCCCTCGGCCAGCAGTAGCCGTAGCCCCCCGATAGCTCATAGCCCGGGTCAAACTCCGGCGCCGCAATGAACGTCCCCTGTGACTGGCTGTACAGGTCGTGCAGCGAGATGACCGCCCGATCGAACGCGTCCGCTAGTTCCGGCACCGGACACGTTCCGGCCGCGCTGAGCTCCTCAGAAACTCGCCGGTCCGCCGCTGCCACGGCCTCATCGAACGGCACGCGCGTCAGCCGGTCCGCGGCCGCCATCGCCGTTTCAGGGCTTGATCCGCCCGCCATCACCAGCATCGTTTGCCAGCGATCGCCCACCACGGGTTCAAAACCGATCACAAAATCGACCCGCCCGATCGACAGGTCAAATGCCCCGTAGTCGCCTGCCGCCATCGCTGCCTTCGTCTCCGATGGCCTGCCGTCACGGTACGAGCCGCAACGGCAGCGGAACGCCTCCGTGGCCCCAACGGCAATCGCGATGTCCCGAAGAAACTGCACCGTGAGATTCTGCTGTGGGTAGTAGAAGACGCAGTTGCGATCGAGCGCGTCGCCGACCGCGAGCTTGAAATAATGCACGAATTGAACCGGGCCCACGCTCGAAGACTTGGTAATCACCACGCGTCGAAGCAGAGCGTGCTCGTTGGGTGGAAGCACGTCGGTCATTTCCAGCGACAGATCCATCTCCCGATGTGCCAGCCGCGTGATCAGCACGTTGCTCGAAGGTTCGAACGACTGGGCCACA contains:
- a CDS encoding glycoside hydrolase family 15 protein produces the protein MAFFIPTAAAGNGLVLATFGKSGEIMGFFYPQIDFAQNIREAMPAIRLPGQGNRFLWCFDESWRVAQSFEPSSNVLITRLAHREMDLSLEMTDVLPPNEHALLRRVVITKSSSVGPVQFVHYFKLAVGDALDRNCVFYYPQQNLTVQFLRDIAIAVGATEAFRCRCGSYRDGRPSETKAAMAAGDYGAFDLSIGRVDFVIGFEPVVGDRWQTMLVMAGGSSPETAMAAADRLTRVPFDEAVAAADRRVSEELSAAGTCPVPELADAFDRAVISLHDLYSQSQGTFIAAPEFDPGYELSGGYGYCWPRDATVCALAAQDIGRGDMTRRFFEWCTHTQMTNGHWYQRYWTSGSPGSVWCIHEDKIQLDQTCAILHAAGQFSRVLGSEAESFRESFRPTAVAATRAILDYIGEDGLHCPSIDLWENSVGSFAYTQAGVIAALREADEVFGLEPSRTGPAARGVLRDKLIKTFWQPDRQRWLRRITPEGHPDATLDSSAMGLIYPWAVLNLSDPHDRGLAMATLNGIAQDLRSDVKGGGAILRFAGESYMGGGPGCVNTIWLALCRLLAARTAGSIDEKRQQIELAMEHLRVALANTSPTGQLPELIPKILFEYWAAPHAWACSLLIEAVKVLRALVGERVAPFDAARARVRRRAPSH